Proteins co-encoded in one Aspergillus fumigatus Af293 chromosome 6, whole genome shotgun sequence genomic window:
- a CDS encoding Mic19 family protein has product MGAGSSKPEGSTGSKHVFTSNAPIQFSSNLVDALQTNTETDSSRAKSLELQIQARVAQELERLREREQQTLAEIEKRLAEAKDSAPAAPSSTPNITYPAGSLNLDAPRIPFAGREYESTPAPTVAADQPINRDLSRESVNAEIEQLRAKLEGRRKLVEVDENVERARNEVVTCLRLHDRRPLDCWKEVEGFKREVARLEEAFVDRVVG; this is encoded by the exons ATGGGCGCCGGTAGCTCCAAGCCCGAAGGTTCAACTGGCTCGAAACATGTTTTCACCAG CAACGCCCCCATCCAATTCTCCTCTAACCTCGTCGATGCCCTCCAGACGAACACCGAG ACCGACTCCTCCCGCGCCAAGAGCCTGGAGCTCCAGATCCAAGCCCGCGTAGCCCAGGAACTCGAGCGCCTCCGCGAACGCGAGCAGCAGACCCTCGCCGAAATCGAAAAGCGCCTGGCAGAAGCCAAAGACAGCGCCCCGGCCGCCCCCTCATCAACGCCAAACATTACCTACCCAGCGGGCTCGCTGAACCTAGACGCGCCGCGCATCCCCTTCGCGGGCCGCGAGTACGAGTCTACCCCTGCACCCACTGTCGCCGCCGACCAGCCCATCAACCGTGATCTTAGCCGGGAGTCGGTGAATGCGGAGATTGAGCAGCTGCGCGCTAAGCTTGAGGGACGGCGGAAGCTCGTCGAGGTGGATGAGAATGTTGAGCGGGCGCGGAACGAGGTTGTGACCTGTTTGCGGTTGCACGATAGACGGCCCTTGGATTGTTGGAAGGAGGTTGAGGGCTTCAAGAGGGAGGTTGCCAGGCTTGAGGAGGCGTTTGTGGACCGTGTTGTCGGTTGA
- the aspf3 gene encoding peroxiredoxin family protein — MSGLKAGDSFPSDVVFSYIPWSEDKGEITACGIPINYNASKEWADKKVILFALPGAFTPVCSARHVPEYIEKLPEIRAKGVDVVAVLAYNDAYVMSAWGKANQVTGDDILFLSDPDARFSKSIGWADEEGRTKRYALVIDHGKITYAALEPAKNHLEFSSAETVLKHL; from the exons ATGTCTGGACTCAAGGCCGGTGACAGCTTCCCCTCTGACGTTGTCTTCTC TTACATCCCCTGGTCCGAGGACAAGGGTGAGATCACTGCTTGCGGTATCCCCATCAACTACAACGCCTCCAAGGAGTGGGCCGACAAGAAGGTCATTCTCTTCGCTCTTCCCGGTGCCTTCACTCCCGTCTGCTCTGCTCGCCACGTTCCCGAGTACATCGAGAAGCTCCCCGAGATCCGTGCCAAGGGTGTTGACGTTGTTGCCGTCCTCGCCTACAACGATGCCTATGTCATGAGCGCCTGGGGCAAGGCCAACCAGGTCACTGGGGACGACATT CTCTTCCTCTCCGACCCCGATGCTCGCTTCTCCAAGAGCATTGGTTgggccgatgaggagggccGCACCAAGCGTTACGCCCTCGTCATTGACCACGGCAAGATTACCTACGCCGCTCTCGAGCCCGCTAAGAACCACCTCGAG TTCTCGAGCGCCGAGACCGTCCTCAAGCACCTGTAA
- a CDS encoding putative serine/threonine-protein kinase, translated as MLPLRWLTSASRRTMFTFAKKSLWQVPPTVEPPIPQQEPVDEERCPGYNSASFYPANPGEVLNHNLLYGLPETFQVALKIINSNSADDAQHEKEIESHIAHRNPGHRGRVVLRTCLDDVEVTGPEGRHICLVYEPMRFVDRRIPLPIATAYIYFLLAGLDYLHSECQVVHSDLKLSNILISFENERILTNFIKQQQKMQYKIDGKGGRIIYRCHNDFGALDGRDIKNLIPKIADFGLATRLDKLDSQDGVVGKQLGIYPIQPDFYRAPEVILGCGWDFKADIWNFGVLVNRSFGLALMLTILFGKLWNILGSQELFKQVYDADGKYEARSHLAEMIALLGPPPKELLARSKTMSDQNWPQPVLNDSGKLCNNAQEFFGGPFFDAEGEFRHNELIPSRSLENTTPLLEQEEQEAFLSFVRQMLTWLPEERKTARELMDHQFLKLGG; from the exons ATGTTACCTCTTCGGTGGCTGACCTCGGCATCGCGACGTACTATGTTCACCTTTGCCAAAAAGTCGCTCTGGCAGGTGCCGCCTACCGTGGAACCTCCAATACCTCAGCAGGAACCTGTCGACGAGGAGCGCTGTCCAGGTTATAATTCAGCGAGCTTTTACCCAGCAAATCCTGGGGAAGTACTGAATCACAATCTACTGTATGGCTTGCCAGAGACATTTCAAG TGGCTCTCAAAATAATTAACAGTAACAGTGCCGATGATGCTCAGCATGAAAAGGAGATTGAAAGCCATATCGCGCACCGAAATCCAGGACATCGGGGCCGCGTAGTTTTGCGTACATGTCTGGATGACGTCGAAGTAACTGGCCCTGAAGGGAGGCACATATGCCTTGTATATGAACCAAT GCGTTTTGTTGATCGCAGGATTCCCTTGCCCATTGCGACGGCCTATATCTATTTCCTCCTTGCTGGTCTTGATTATCTCCACTCAGAGTGCCAAGTGGTCCACAGTG ACCTGAAGCTGAGTAACATCCTCATAAGCTTTGAAAACGAAAGAATTCTTACCAACTTTATAAAACAGCAACAAAAAATGCAATATAAGATTGACGGCAAGGGTGGTCGGATTATCTACCGCTGCCATAATGACTTCGGTGCTCTTGACGGGCGAGATATCAAGAATCTGATTCCCAAAATAGCAGATTTCGGACTTGCAACGAGACTTGACAAGTTGGATTCTCAAGATGGAGTGGTAGGAAAGCAACTTGGCATTTATCCTATCCAACCAGATTTCTACCGTGCTCCAGAGGTGATCCTTGGTTGCGGTTGGGATTTCAAGGCGGATATTTGGAACTTTGGTGTTTTG GTTAACCGCTCGTTTGGCTTGGCCTTAATGCTAACTATCCTGTTCGGCAAGTTGTGGAATATCCTTGGAAGCCAGGAGTTATTCAAACAGGTATATGATGCCGACGGCAAATACGAGGCAAGGTCACACCTTGCGGAAATGATTGCTCTACTCGGCCCACCACCCAAGGAATTGCTTGCGAGATCAAAGACTATGTCAGACCAGAACTGGCCCCAGCCTGTTTTGAACGACTCTGGCAAACTATGCAATAATGCCCAGGAATTCTTTGGTGGTCCCTTCTTTGATGCAGAAG GGGAATTCCGCCATAATGAGTTGATTCCGTCTCGAAGCTTAGAGAATACAACCCCACTCCTCGAacaggaagaacaagaagcatTTTTATCCTTTGTTCGGCAAATGCTCACTTGGCTCccggaggagaggaagacagCTCGTGAACTAATGGATCATCAGTTCCTCAAACTTGGAGGTTGA
- the glkA gene encoding glucokinase glkA yields MSSPLVTEATRIARQFDFSAEQIQSGVKEYIREMCEGLTKEHTTLSQIPTYVTSVPNGTEKGLYLAVDLGGTNFRVCSIDLHGDTTFNLTQSKIMIPRELMASGTSKDLFLFLARQIEAFLRIHHNEHFEAHLRRRREPNSEEELFDLGFTFSFPVRQLGINKGTLIRWTKGFNIPDAVGHDVCALLQNAIDELDLPVRVAALVNDTVGTLMARSYTSPGDTSTFIGAIFGTGTNGAYVEKLDRITKLQTIEHADYEKSTGEMIINAEWGSFDNHLSVLPNTKWDKELDEDSNNPGIQMFEKRVSGMFLGEILRRALLDMHKDEAFGLFKPNQSSKVVTPENSPLYRQWGIDTSFLSLVEADKTDRMEEVKAALKDHLKIENPSDAECQAVKVLVHAIGKRAARLSAVPLAAILISTGKLETDDMVDIGVDGSLVEFYPNFEGYIREALREVPEVGAAGEKKVRIGISKDGSGVGAALIALVASRNETGSGPK; encoded by the exons ATGTCGTCACCTCTAGTGACCGAAGCTACGCGCATTGCGCGCCAGTTTGACTTTTCTGCGGAGCAGATCCAGAGTGGTGTCAAAGAGTATATCAGAGAGATGTGCGAGGGGCTCACCAAGGAGCACACGACACTCAGCCAAATTCCTACCTATGTCACTTCTGTACCGAACGGTACTGAGAAG GGCTTGTACCTTGCTGTTGATCTTGGAGGCACCAACTTCCGGGTGTGCTCGATCGATCTTCACGGAGATACCACATTCAACCTCACACAGTCGAAGATCATGATCCCCCGCGAACTGATGGCTTCTGGTACTTCCAAGGATCTTTTCCTGTTCCTAGCTCGCCAGATCGAGGCGTTTCTGCGAATCCACCATAACGAACACTTTGAGGCTCATCTGAGACGCCGTCGTGAACCAAACAGTGAAGAGGAACTCTTCGACCTGGGCTTCACATTCAGTTTCCCTGTGCGCCAGTTGGGGATCAACAAAGGTACCCTCATTCGCTGGACGAAGGGCTTCAACATCCCCGATGCCGTCGGTCACGATGTCTGCGCTCTCTTGCAAAAcgccattgatgagctggacCTTCCCGTTCGCGTGGCCGCTCTGGTCAACGATACCGTGGGAACTCTGATGGCTCGTTCCTACACCTCTCCCGGTGATACCTCAACTTTCATTGGCGCCATCTTCGGCACTGGCACCAACGGTGCCTATGTCGAGAAGCTCGACCGGATCACCAAGCTGCAGACGATTGAACACGCGGATTACGAAAAATCGACTGGAGAGATGATCATCAACGCCGAGTGGGGCAGCTTTGATAACCACCTCAGTGTTTTGCCCAACACGAAATGGGACAAGGAGTTGGATGAGGACAGCAACAACCCAGGCATCCAGATGTTTGAAAAGCGTGTCTCGGGTATGTTCTTGGGTGAGATCCTGCGCCGGGCTCTTCTTGATATGCACAAGGACGAGGCCTTTGGTCTGTTCAAGCCCAATCAATCCTCCAAAGTTGTCACTCCGGAGAACTCGCCTCTGTACAGGCAATGGGGCATCGACACCAGCTTCCTGAGCCTGGTGGAGGCAGACAAGACCGATAGGATGGAGGAAGTTAAGGCTGCTTTGAAGGATCACCTGAAAATCGAGAACCCTAGCGACGCCGAATGCCAGGCCGTCAAAGTCCTGGTGCATGCCATTGGCAAGCGTGCTGCTCGCCTCAGCGCTGTGCCACTTGCTGCGATCCTCATTTCCACCGGTAAACTGGAGACGGATGATATGGTCGACATCGGTGTGGATGGAAGTCTGGTCGAGTTCTACCCTAACTTTGAGGGATACATTCGCGAGGCTCTGCGGGAGGTCCCTGAAGTGGGTGCTGCTGGCGAGAAGAAAGTGCGTATTGGCATTTCCAAAGACGGCAGTGGAGTCGGTGCTGCCCTGATTGCTCTTGTTGCCAGCAGGAATGAAACTGGATCTGGGCCGAAATAG
- a CDS encoding ribonuclease P/MRP protein subunit POP1, translating to MASNQPSKRKSAFPGPQPGAAASRKRAKTFDARSLAVQSADAALSASGELNVAAYVEAREFEIRALESGMQRSKSALTSRAFQKVPRALRRRTASHNVKRVPRRLRARAKREMIEDNTPTVTARRRRPTEILRLRLETARRLQNLNSKTKAKRAAAKAKRDKETQKALEEAGSHAYNIAPRVPKIKKNKLSRPPPPESKYKKRQRCKTWLPTHMFHAKRAHMATSKDPLWRFAVPLSPTEKSYRPSHRAKGARGAVAWDMSYMSTIQLEGTEEAMEAVLRGIGINGQDAWGPKGRKWRAGTRSLHAWAFERDGTQRPIAPITLIRCADGKAEDVEMVDADGPKKKSQKDRKKLFIRVHPSAFLQLWNELLGISKRQNPPVMVEDLRFEIGSIEITGPGSTEALLSALKPLVPDGAEPPAGSPEATWTSLLGVSNPSSLPQNAFLGFSVSDPRLHFPPRTLKPPASDQEMQNLAILLSTWSPDTTQTSPALFDRRARLTATRQLPRQKAINRRRTLAGPGVYPPAEASDPKIPVMILASRSTSQSKNTNAPGTWTVLLPWKCVLPLWYSLMYYPLSSGGTVRFGGLKEQRQLAFEAGEPWFPGDFPGTRAGWEWNIREREKAKQEWERRPKGRRTEFDSLDLGNGQKGEIGHGWACDWERLVQGPPKISTPEPNEAKEIEQSQDAEQQDTQMSDAEQQAVGGHAPPFDIHHLPIAKAEAAINNRSEPTEQAAIATVKISLLHRGSPNPAARIYRLPTTNPDLRQEWLRLASDERKSKSRKAPHPQGHLQQSAQPSAAQGDARQKLAASLITPAADTESRKEHLPIPTEEDLIGFVTTGNYNLSEGKGTGIGSILVSKVAASGKGQARERRMCIVRNAGERVGRLAFQSEALVFFAYHVQPTFVKTRTYENLEQS from the exons ATGGCCTCGAACCAGCCCTCAAAGCGCAAGTCCGCCTTTCCGGGGCCACAGCCTGGTGCAGCAGCGTCCCGCAAACGCGCCAAAACGTTCGATGCTCGTTCCCTCGCGGTTCAGTCGGCCGACGCAGCGCTCTCTGCGTCCGGAGAGCTGAATGTCGCCGCGTATGTCGAGGCTCGGGAGTTTGAGATCCGTGCTCTCGAGTCGGGGATGCAACGGTCGAAGAGTGCCCTGACAAGCCGTGCGTTTCAGAAAGTGCCCCGCGCGTTGAGGAGACGGACGGCCAGCCACAATGTGAAAAGGGTTCCGCGGAGGTTGAGGGCGAGGGCGAAGAGAGAG ATGATCGAGGATAACACCCCCACGGTGACCGctcgacgacgacgaccgACAGAAATCCTGCGCCTTCGCCTTGAAACGGCTAGACGGCTTCAAAATCTCAATTCCAAGACAAAAGCCAAGCGTGCGGCAGCGAAAGCAAAGCGGGACAAAGAGACCCAAAAGGCTTTGGAAGAGGCAGGTAGCCACGCCTATAACATCGCCCCGCGAGTGCCGAAGATCAAGAAAAACAAGCTCTCACGGCCCCCGCCGCCCGAATCAAAGTACAAGAAACGGCAGCGGTGCAAGACATGGCTTCCGACGCATATGTTCCATGCGAAGCGCGCCCACATGGCCACTTCGAAGGACCCGTTGTGGCGGTTCGCGGTACCCCTGTcgccgacggagaagagctATAGACCTTCGCACCGGGCGAAGGGTGCCAGGGGTGCGGTGGCTTGGGATATGAGCTACATGTCTACGATTCAGCTAGAGGGCACCGAGGAGGCTATGGAGGCGGTGCTGAGGGGAATTGGGATTAATGGGCAGGATGCTTGGGGTCCGAAGGGAAGGAAGTGGAGGGCTGGGACAAGAAGCTTACATGCTTGGGCGTTTGAGCGCGACGGCACACAGAGACCGATCGCACCGATAACCTTGATCCGATGTGCGGATGGAAAAGCGGAAGATGTGGAAATGGTCGACGCTGATgggccgaagaagaagagtcaAAAGGATAGAAAGAAGCTTTTCATCAGAGTTCACCCGTCTGCTTTCCTGCAATTGTGGAACGAGCTTCTTGGGATATCGAAGAGGCAGAATCCGCCAGTGATGGTGGAAGATCTGCGCTTCGAGATTGGAAGCATCGAGATTACTGGTCCGGGTTCTACAGAGGCTCTACTCTCAGCGCTCAAGCCCTTGGTGCCGGATGGCGCTGAACCGCCAGCAGGCAGTCCTGAGGCCACCTGGACTTCGTTGCTTGGGGTCTCAAACCCTTCGTCATTGCCACAAAATGCTTTCCTTGGGTTTTCAGTATCAGACCCTCGTCTTCACTTTCCCCCGAGGACCCTCAAACCACCAGCATCGGATCAGGAAATGCAGAACCTGGCCATCTTACTATCAACGTGGTCACCCGACACCACCCAGACGTCACCGGCCCTGTTCGATCGCCGTGCAAGACTAACCGCTACTCGTCAACTTCCCAGACAGAAAGCTATTAATCGTCGACGGACCTTAGCTGGACCAGGTGTCTACCCTCCTGCTGAAGCTTCTGACCCGAAGATTCCGGTGATGATCCTCGCTTCGAGATCAACCAGTCAGTCAAAGAACACCAACGCGCCTGGGACATGGACCGTTCTATTGCCATGGAAATGCGTGCTTCCTCTCTGGTATTCGCTCATGTATTACCCGCTCTCAAGCGGCGGAACCGTGAGATTTGGTGGTCTCAAAGAACAACGACAACTCGCCTTCGAAGCCGGAGAGCCCTGGTTCCCAGGCGACTTTCCCGGAACCCGTGCGGGCTGGGAATGGAACATCCGCGAACGGGAGAAGGCCAAGCAGGAATGGGAAAGACGGCCAAAGGGCCGGAGAACCGAATTTGATAGCCTAGATCTGGGGAATGGGCAGAAAGGCGAGATCGGCCATGGTTGGGCGTGCGACTGGGAAAGACTGGTTCAGGGACCGCCCAAGATCTCCACGCCTGAACCTAATGAAGCGAAGGAAATCGAACAGAGCCAAGACGCTGAGCAACAAGATACCCAAATGAGTGATGCCGAACAGCAGGCTGTTGGCGGTCACGCTCCCCCGTTCGACATACATCACCTCCCCATTGCCAAAGCAGAAGCTGCAATCAACAACCGGTCAGAGCCCACCGAGCAAGCTGCCATTGCAACTGTCAAAATATCCCTCTTGCACCGCGGATCGCCCAACCCCGCGGCTCGCATCTACCGTCTCCCTACCACCAACCCAGACCTACGCCAAGAATGGCTCCGCCTGGCATCCGACGAGCGAAAGAGCAAAAGTCGCAAAGCCCCTCATCCTCAGGGCCATCTGCAGCAGTCTGCCCAGCCCTCAGCTGCCCAAGGCGATGCCCGGCAGAAGCTCGCGGCTTCGCTTATCACTCCGGCAGCCGACACAGAGTCCCGGAAGGAGCACCTCCCCATCCCCACGGAAGAAGACCTCATCGGTTTCGTCACAACGGGGAACTATAACCTTTCTGAAGGAAAGGGAACGGGGATTGGCTCGATTCTGGTATCGAAGGTTGCGGCGTCAGGCAAGGGCCAGGCGCGTGAGAGGAGGATGTGCATTGTCCGTAATGCCGGCGAGCGAGTGGGCAGACTTG CTTTTCAATCAGAAGCTCTCGTTTTCTTCGCATATCATGTGCAGCCTACATTTGTCAAGACTCGTACGTACGAAAACCTAGAACAAAGCTGA